One Arachis hypogaea cultivar Tifrunner chromosome 18, arahy.Tifrunner.gnm2.J5K5, whole genome shotgun sequence genomic window, AATTGAAACGACACAAATCctacaaaaatattttacaaaaagaTGGACTGTAAATGGTAGCCATCCCCATTCACATTCGATTTGTCGGTTCAATCTCCTATTAGCTCGTTCAATGATTGTCACTCAACAGTATTGTCCAGCCAAGCAAACCATACAAGTACAAATTCCATCAATTCCATTGCCGTATTGTTTTTATTTCCTCTCTATTCTAGCAACTTCAGATAAAGCACCAAAACAGGTAAAGACGCACTACTTGACATCGGTAAATATTTGGTAAAAGTAGACAGACCTGACATATAGCCCATTCTGACACATCAAAAATTTTGCTCTCCGCACACACAAAAGCACGTGGAATCTCCATCTACAAAGACAACCAAACTTAGAAACTAAACGCAATGTTGTGGCAGTATAAAATGAAGAGGATCAAACTATCAGCTTTAAGGAACTACCTTTTGAGCCCTGTCAAATACCAAAGACCCTTTATATTCAACCCATCcatctccatccttggcttggtGAAACTGGCAACAATCCTGGCTCCAATGAAGTAGTAAAAATCAGAGCCAAGCACTATAACGTATAAGGATGTAGAAGGGGGAAAAATCAAACCTGACACCATCTTGCTTTGGCTTTACTCCTGCTGGTGCATACCCAAATATGTGAATTCCCACATTTGGTGCACTGTATACGTCTGGATTCTTCAGAGCGATAATCAGAATTATCCTGTCAAGAATACATATAACATCATTATAGCTAAACAACTCTGGAGCTTGTATGATCAATTGAATTGGTTTTGTTCTAAAAGCGTGCTATACGAGACAGGTGAGTTTTTCATAATAATACAAATCCACTTACGCTATTAGTAATAACAgacattataaatttatatgaTTCGACTTGGAGACATCTGTTTCTCAATTGTATACAGCAGCACTTCTTTAACCCACCAGACTATATGATAATGATATCCAATTTTCTTTGGTTGTGCTGTCTGTAACCTAAGAGAGGAATTCATTTTTACTGGGATCTATGAATCTTATGAATGTAAGTGTACTATATCGGAATAAATAAAGGAGCAGCTTGACAAACTGTTCATAATACTAATTGACAAACTAATAAAAAAGTTCTCAGCATTCGTATTCAATGTCCCTGAATTGTTTTTTATTAAACGAAAtacacaaataataaataaataaatctaccAAACATTCCTGATTTCCACAACCAAAGCTAACAACTAATAAGATTTTAAGACTAAATATACACAGAATTCAAGTGCAATACatcaaattctattttttttttcaatagaaAGTATCTGTAAGTCATTTGATCAACATCCGATTTACCTGGTGTGAACTACCATGAGACTTCTGGCAGACACTTTTtgccatggattcttcttttctcaaTTGCTCATCATAGTCTCTCTTCTTCACAGTATCAGAAAGAACCTGAAAGGTTCATATAAATAGTTAATTGGAGAAACCACTTTGATGGAAATCATTTACGTTTTATATCAAACATGCATTATTTGATCATCTATCTAAGAGGAGAAGGAACCCTGAACTTACCTCATATGCGCATTGAAGCTTCTTAAACGATTCACTTGCCAATGGACTACCCATATTTTTATCAGGGTGCACAAGCATAGCCTATGTCATTGAAAACATAAAAGTGAAATGGAATATTCCAATTAACAAATCAGAAATATTTGTAACGTAGTAAACATAACAGAACTTAAGCCAAATTGTGATTCCAATTCCACATGCATCATATCTTGCTAATATTCAAACGCATCCGAAGTCTTATACTCTCATTTAATATATTGACAAGTAAAATAGAGAAAGGATAACAAATACTACACAGATACCTTTCTCCGGTATTCCTTTTTCAGAATCGCTCCGTCAATCTTCTTATGCCGGGGGAATCCAAGGGCTTCATAATGATCCAAACTCTTCAATATCCTTTTCATTTCATCAGCTGAGCTTACTGTTTGCTCTTTGGCAACTTTGTTAGTTGAAAGCTCTTTCTGCTTATCAACAACTGCTGCGGTAATAGCAGGTTTACTTGATGATTTACATGAATGCAAATCCTCGGATTCCTCTGTAGGAATAGAGTATTCACACTCTTCAGAGAAGTCATCTTCCACAACTGTTTCTGATTGCTTCTGCTCTTCAGTATGTGAACTTTCACTCAGATTATCAAACCATTGGAGCAAAAAATTCAACATGTCATTAGAGAGGAAGGCAAGGTTTATTGAGAGAAAAACACCCAACCATCCCACTCGAACTTGAACACTATATAGAGCATATATAGCTCCAATTAATACCACCAAACGTGCATGATTTAGGGAGAATAAATAACCTGCATATGTATAATTAAAACAATTTCAGGATTAAAGGAGAAAATATCCAATCAGGTCAACAAAAGTAAAAGTTCATCATAGAAGAACAACTGAACTACAATTGATGCCAAAGATAACCAAAAACAGACATGCAAACAGAGGAAATGTCAACAAGTAATACAACTGTGTAGAGACAGCAAAATTGGAAAACAAGCCTTGAAATTAGTATACAAATAACAAGTATACATGCACTACAAATACAATATAGAAGTAGGAACCATGTAGCATGCCTAAAATCCTCTTTTATGCATGATAAAAGTACAACACATCAGAAACCAACACAAGAAAATCATACCTCCAACTACAAGTAATGTTCCTGTTATCCAGATGTTAGCATACATCCACAAAATAAGGATGGCAAAGAGGCCTACGATAAAAAGCCCGGGAGTATAGCCCAAGTATTGAACAGCAACTCCAGCAACACCCTGAGAAATTCAACTGAACTATGATAAACAATGTACAAAAGTTCCCTGTGCAAAATCATTTGTAACAAATATACTAAAGCAAACAGAAAGCATGCATATGAAAATAGGTTTACATTCATGTAATTCAATATCAATACAATCATCACTGCAGTGTAGCCTACCTCTTAAGCAAGAAGTAAAGCAATGTACAATTACCAGAAGAAACCGAGAAGCTGAAGAGTGTAATTCCCGTTTACAATGCAAAGCCATTTGTTTGTACACTAATATGGTTATATAATGCACTCAAATTTAAGGGTGCAAGAGTTGGTAATCACGAAAATGAATATAACAATGAGTGAATATTGTGGTAGCTACTTAAGACATTAGTAAACTTCACAATCTCCAATTCTCCATATCTAACATAGTAACTCTTTCTGTCTGATCCAAGAAAAGAATAAATAGTACAGTACTTGAAACCATGAACTTGGGAAGATAGACAACAATTTATTAGGAAAAGGTAATGCCACCAATGGGCATTTGTTAGTTAGGCCAACTAATCTAGTTCATATAAAAACATAAGTTAAAGAATTACATAGGTTTTTTAGTTTTAACTCAAACTAGGTTAACTTATGAATAAATAGAAGTTAATCCATAGCAAAgcaattaaacaaaataataataataataataataataataataataataatcattagACACAACACTAAAGGACGCACATATCTTTCCCTAAAGAAATTGTTAAAGATATCCTCCTATCAGCTTAAGCTTTTGGAACAAATGATTTCATAACATGGTATTAGAACTTCTATGACCAAAAAGCCTAGAGTTTGATTCTATTAAAATGGACATTCATCATTGATAAACAGAGAGTGATGTAGAGTAGGTGTTTGTTCTCGTTGAAAGCTtacaggagagagagagagagagagagaggaaaaaatAAGATTATTTCTAATAACTTGAAAGCTATATTTAACTTCATTAACTGAATCAAACTCATCACAAGCTATTTATAGTGCTATGCATGATTCAAACTATAGctaactttctctctctcctctaacTGAATTTCTTGCAACCTTAACTAAATGAAACTTCTCAACTCTTCTCGAAGCTTCTGACTCATTCTACACGTGCTGCATGCATCGCATCTCTTCACAGCCCCCCTCAAACCCATGGGGTAGAGTGCACATCTACCACATGATGTTTGTCTCGAAATGAATTAAATGCAGTGACGGGTAGCAGCTGCGTGAGTCCATCAACGACATGAGTTTGAGCTGGGAGATGTTGCACTTTGAGTTGTCCTGAGTTGTCTTGAAATGACTCTTATAAAAAAGAACGTGCATATTAGCTCTATATACTTGGTGTGAGCATCCAAGACTATATTCTTAGATAGGTGGACTGCACTAAGATTTTCACACTACACTATAGGTGTTGGACAATACACGCCAAATTCAATGAGGAGCAATTGAAGCCAAATGCTTTCCGTAGTAACCAATGCAAGGCTTCGATACTTTGCCTCAATAATAGAGTGCGCTACTGCTTCCTGTTTTCTTGAACACCAAGATAGGAGAATTTTGCCAAAGAAAACCCAGCCACCAGAGATTGATCGATGATCATCTAGGTCAGTGGGCCAATTTGCATCGCAATAGCCAAGATGGATAAGTTGTTCGACCTGGTGAAGTAGACACAATGAATAATTGTTCCAACTAAGTGTCATAGGATCGGGCACACCTTATCTGAATGAGGCTTTTCAATTCTTCTCAAATCTCAACGATTTTGAGTCGTTCTCCTCGTGCTGCAAGCATCTCATCTCTTCATAGATCTTTATTACCCCCCAAAGAAAGAAATTTAGCATAAAAAggactaagaaaagaaaaaggtctATGCACAATTCACGTGTCGAAGcctaaaagaagtttttgaaagaGGGGACATGTTAGAAATAACCATTCTCGTGTCTCCTTTTATTAGCTTAAACTTTTGGAATGAGGGGTTTCATGACAGAGATATTAAAGCCAATGGcatcaaataaattttaaatataatggcATTGACATCTAGACAGGCACGAAGACCCAAAGGTAAGTAACTTTGCTGGAAACCATTGTCAAGTGCACATTTTGCACACCACCCTAAGTGTTATAACATACTCCAAAATTATAAAAGACAAGGTATAATAAAATTAGCACCATTCTTGTAGGCTTAACTACAACATTCATATATGTTTAACACTTCAACATCTATAACTATTGAAATCGAATATTGCATTTGAGGTACCCAGCTAATGTTTAAAATGACTAATAAGGCAATACATTAATCTTAAATCCTCCAATAATGTTCCATGAGTTATCACTAAATGAATAAAGTATTAAATGCATTTTAGGTTCTAAAAATTAGTTGCATTTACTTATCAATTAGTACTTTCTTCATGTATCAGGATTATAATAGTAACGCATTATAAAAGCCCTCACAGCACTGAATGATAAGATGACTGTCACTTCATAACTATACTAAAACTGCTACAAATTTAAGTAGATAACAATAACTATTCACAGAACAGCTTAAAACATAAAgaaccaaacaaacaaacaaattaacGACAAACACAATCATGGCCCAGAACTGCAAGCAAAAGTGATATAAATAAGTTGAGATGAACACATACCATACTAATAAGAACATAAACTAAGCAATGCATCGAAGTCAAACTAAGGAAGCAGCTCCACATTATAAGCAGAAGAATCACCGATCCGAACTTAACAAACGACTGAAACCCCCTAAGGGCAGAGtctttccaaaatatcaatgataaTTTAAATAAGCTCCAAAATCTGGAGCATCCACTGCACACCAAAGGCCAATGCCGCTCGACAAAAATAGCAGTCTTGTCTCTGCCACAAGTCACCGCAGTCCTAACACGCCAGCACGCGTCCTTCTGCAAACGAAGCCATTGCCAACCTTGCTTAAACAACCCTATGTCCTCCATCACTAAGTCCTCCTCAAATTTGCTACACAACAAAACTCTAGAGAGTCTAAATTACCCctctaaaattaaattaagaagaaaaacacAGATTCATCATCATCCTCTACCACGATCATCATCGCCGCCACCACCTTCGCcgctgccaccaccaccaccactacagCCACCAAGCCCACAATCAccaattcattttattttttggtaaaaaagaacaaaaacagaaagggAAGAGAATGATAGATCTACGGCGGGGCGGAGCAGATCTCGGCGGCGGGAGGCAAAGACGCAACGGAGCACCACGCGAATCTACGGAAGGCAACGGCGGCAAAGAGAAGAGGTTGGAGACGTAGGGGAAGAGACAGAGGAGTAGTGGAGGCTGGCAGATGCGGACGGAGGAGGGAGCAAGtgacagaagcagaagcagaggaGACAGGTGGAGGTGAGAGGGAGGCAGAGGCAGCAGAGGTGGAGGAGGAGGTTAGGATGGCGGCAGTGGTGGAGGAAGAGGGCAGTGACGGAGGAAGggagggaggagcaacagagaGGGAAAGGAAGAAGAGGGACCGAGGAAGGAGAGAGGGCAGAAGAGGCCAAGAGGGCTAGGTTAACTTAAGGGTTAAAATTGGAATTAACACAACCCCTTTTCCTTTTCATTCCAACGCCCTTCAGAAATCTCATAATCCCCCCTCcccccaagaaaaaaaaatttaaataagaaaacACACACACCAATATACCATGTCCCTCGAACTCCACTGTTTGCAACCTAAGCAGCAGCCgtcgccaccgccaccgccaccgccaccgtAATTGCATAAAAAACTTACATCTCAACTTCCCAATCCACACCCTCGTTACTCCTTACCTCAACAACGACAACAACCATTCTGTTTCCCACAACAACAAGCGTTTTCATCTCTTCCACTACTCCTCACTCATCCAAACCCCATGGTCCATCTCACTCACCGTTTATGTATTACGATTTACGAcagaggtggaggtggagggttTCTACCTAAGGGGTGCAGCAACCTGCACTTGTGTACTCCCATGGCGTGCGCGCTATGGCCCCTCATTTGGAATACATCAATCAAGCATTGCATATGACAATCAGGCAGCTGCAGCACACTTGCAGCACCCTAGTCTCGGTCACCCTCTGGTTGCGAAGGGCAGGATAGCCTCAACCGTTTGCGCGCAGGAAAAGGTTTAAACTTAAAACTCTTGGATTCTCTTTAAGTTCATTGAATCTGAGTTGTGTGGAATTAGATGgcctaaaagaagatgaataaaaGATCATGTCAATTCTTTTcttgtattttcaaaaatttatttcagTTTAATTATTTGTACAATTTTGGCTTCAGTGTGTGGTGTGTGATTTGAATGTGCGCCATTTTATTTGCTATTAGGATCATTAGGTTACGTTTTAGATGGAGTTGTTTATTGGAGGGTAAACGAAAATGAGACTTTTTCTTTGGATCTTGATATTATTGTTTGCCTCAagattattatttatgtttttttcttttaagatgACATTGTTGATTGAAGGGAATAAATTGGACGTAAAATTATGATTCttccttttatttatgtttatgttttgaGATTCTAGTTCCAAAATGGaagggaaaaaaattaattaatttcacaaATTGGCTTGAGTGTGTCAGTGTAACTCATTTGTTGTGTTGTGCTTAGAAAGGTCTTTGATGTTTTTGTTGTTTgcaacttcaattttttttaaagaattgtcatgtattcatttttaattttctgttgtgTCCTTATTTGGTAAGGGAATGGAGACGTCAATGTGTTATTTAGGGAAAGGAGTGGAGATGATGCTTTCTTTATTGTCAGATAGAAGAGTGAGCCTACATTCTCTTATGTTATTTCATTTACCTTTCATATGCCTTAAAATTGAGTTCCTAATGAATTAATCTAATACATTTTATTTCTGATAGAATGCTTTCTTTTATATGCCTGGCAGTGATTAATTACCTCCTGCGGTTCTAAAGTCTCATTAAATTGCTAGTGCTCCTTTAAACTATTTTTAGAACTCATCCGAATCTTCACCGTGAACTTAAAATCTTCTTGCAGATATATCTTTCACATAATCTTttttcattcatatatatagtATCGTTTTCTAATCGTGTTTTAGTCTTTTCCTAAATTACACTTGCgtttataaaattattgttaGGAAAAGCCGTCAACCTATTGTTCCTTTCTTATTATCAATCCCATACCTTGACATCATGTGCTTTAGTCTCACTATTAGGTAGCATTTGTTTCAAAGTACCGAGACTAAGAAAATGAGACTCTGTATTATGTTTGTTGGGCCGAGGTTAGAACTAATCTCGGAAAACAAAATTTTAGTCCCTTCAGTAGTACCCCCAGAAAGTAGGGACACaagagactgaaatttttggAGACGGAAACTGAAATTTAACTAATAATTTCTTCCAAAAATACCCTCAAACCAAATTGATAATTCCAAGATTACCCTGTGCTATTTCTAATTACGGCTTCCTCagttcttctcttctccttctcttctcaaACGCAGTTCACCATCGAAGAGTCCTAGTTGAAGCCAAGCCCCTGTCGCCACCGCCAGTACCACCACCGCGTCACCGTCGTCGGACCCAGCGTGAGCTAAGCTAGTCTCCGTCACACATTCATCTTCGTAGCCACTGTGTTCGTGTCGTTTTTCAGTACGTGTTATCCTCTGCATTCCCCTTTGTTAGCTTGTCttgtcttctcttctcttctctgttCGTGTTTTTGTTGTCATTAATGGGTTCTCTTCTCCCCAGGTATATGAGTGCTCTTTTGCAGCTTGTCTTCTCTtggtgtttttgtttttgttgctgTTTTTCCTGAATTTTGTATGCAGTTATATGAATTTGTATTTGAAAAATTCTGCTTCTCTGTTCAAGTTTATCCTGTTCCTAATTTTTACTATCGGTTTGTTTATTTACTTGTATGTAGAGTGTGTTTCGGTATTCAATTTTGTGATTCATTATATTTTTCGGTGTTACTCATTCTGGATTTGTTATAACTTCAAAATGATATCAATTTGTTACCAAAGAGTGAGATGCAGTGATGGAAACGAATTTAAAATGCATTGATGATCCAAATTTATTTCATTGTTGATACAGGACAAATTTGTTTTGATGTGCTTTGCTGTTGCTAGGAATAATTCATCAAAATGATTGCTACACATACTATGTTACTTTCTTTCATAATTGAtgtttaattctattttattttaaaaacatcaATGTCTTGTTTTAAGGAATTAAGGGTACTGTTTTTTTAATGAGTGCCATTTTCTGTTCACAGTTCACACTCAAAATTCCTAACACTTGGTTTTAAGCTGTGAGTTGAAGCTTGATTTTCTGAGGATACATGATTGAAACATCAGTATCTTGTTTTAAGGAATGAGGGTGCTGTGTTTTTTTTTCATGAGACATTTTCTATTCACAATTCACACTTGAAATTCCTAACACTTGGATTTTAGTTGTGAGTTGAAGCTTGATTTTCTGAGCCATACAGCATCATCTTGATTTTAATATAGTTGTGGGGGGAGTGGTACTCAAGGGCATgttatttgttattgttattgcattagaagtagaagtagaagcaTTAGTAGCTATAGATGATAGTACAAGTTgttaattgtattgaaacttatTTATTTTGGTATTGATGTTATTGAATTTTACAAGTTATTCATGTTACACTTCTTGTTAGGTGAGAATGGACAAATGCATGTGGACTGAGGAAGAAACTGAAGCATTTGTTGGTTTCAAAGAGGAGTTTGTTGTTAACGGTCTGAAAGTTGATTGTGAACAATTCAGACCAGAAACTTTTGGAACTTAATTATTAGGAACTTTTGAAACATTTTATAACTTGTTAAGCATGTCCAAGCTGTTATTATTAGGTGAAACTTACTGTTATTTGCGAATTTATAATGTTGAAGTACTCAATATGTCAATCTCATAGTTTCCTACCATGTTACACTATTTTGCAGCCATCTAGTTTAACGCTTTGTGAATTTATGATTTTATGTATTGGCAATAAAATTGTATGATGCTGATGTACTTTGTTCTGAGCATAGCTTCCTCTGATCTAATGCATTAGCAATAAGAATTAATTAGCTACAATAATGTCCTGTTACACTGAATTTATTTATTAGCAATAAGAATTAATATCCAATGTAGTTGAATTTATTTTGCAAAAAGCATGCATGGACACACTTATCTTGCAGTCCTTTCATTCAATTTATTTGTGCAAGCATGAATCTCCAAAACAGCCAATCTAATTTCATTCAATTCAGACAAAATTTTGCACAATCATATACTTGTCTAATTTCAAGTAAATTAGCCAATATATCATTCACTAAACCCATcacaatattttatttaaaaataaagatgTTTAACAATACAATGTTCAGCAAAACCAGCCAATCCtaatttcattcacataattgCTTTTACAATATGTTCATATGCCTAATATAATCCAATGCTcctactaaaatttaaaaaacaatatTAAAACTTAATTAATAGCCTCTTTTGTGTCCTTTGCTTTCTGTGATAATAATGTGTATTACACCAGTTTTCTTACTCGTTAGCTTCTTTAGTTTTCTTGGCTTTTCATCAACTTCTATAGCCTTAGCATACTCTGAAGACAGGGTATCCCAAAATTAAATATCCAAAATTTAGGACCGCCTCAGTAGCAGAGCAAAATAGACTTTTTTGTTTGTCACTCCTACCCGATagaattaagaagatttgataaATACTTTGGCAGTATCTTATCCATAATATCCAAATGTTGATTTTGCAACTAAAGTTGGTGTTTCAATCGActtcttttatataaaaaattcattatttaCCCTTTAAACACGGATATAAAAAATATACCATTTTGTGTATTTAGTTGTGATTCTGTGgataagaaaaacaaaagtagaATATTGCATTTTCGCAAATAAGGCACGTGAAAACTAGGGCTGcacgcggatcggatcggatcggatatggccaaaatttcaatctgatccgcactaaaatcatcggatcagatcggatccaATATTCGCAGCTTTTAAGGTAGGATCCGAttcgcacatttgcggatcggatcggatcggatatcggatatatccgcaaaacacaaaaatatttttaaaagcttatttttattaaaaaaatatcaatgagatccattttttctattcttttaaatatgtttagtcttaaataatattaaacatactttttttaaataataaattaaaataatacaacatatatgataattattagttgaaataaaatataaaaagaatatttatttatttatttctttatttttgcggatacgcggatatgcggatcgaatatgcggataccaacacaaaatccgcaatccgatccgattagtgtgcggatccgatccatatccgcaattttcggatcggattcggataaatactgcggatatgcggatcggatccgatccatgaacacccctagtgAAAACGAGGTAAAATTACTTTACATTTTTGCACTAGACTGCGAAAAactaaggagaaaaaaaaaacgaaaacatgtAACAAAACTCAAATCCATTATGGGATTAAAGCCTATGAAAATAGAACCAAATTTGAATTTCACTATAGCAACCTTTGTCAGCGAAAATGGAGCCAATCTGTCGATATAAATGCACCCTTTTCCTTCATTGATGCATAAATGCATTCACTTTATTTTTCGTGTATGTTCATTGATTTTTCGTGTATTGTTTAATTTGTGTAATTTTATTGTTCACAAGGAGTCTCATGTATATGACACGGTACACATGTCGTTGTAGTTTTGATGGACTGTTTACAATTCACCTTAGTTGCGTGCTTCTACACCACCGTGGAATTGAAACTGACAGTGAGTGGCTCACTTGGACTACAGTGATACCCTCTATATGCTTCTAGTATGCGGAGTTCCATCATGATGACTGATTGATGCGTCAGTTTTGAGGACAACAACATATATTGGAGCCACCGAATTGCTTTGTGTAAGCGTGAAGCTGGAGGACAAGTGGTGGCCGACGGAGCTTACTGATTGGTACGGTGAATGGAGAGCCTTCTTTGAGCATGATCGTTAGGTAATTGTGTGGCATACGACGAATATGCAACCATTTGTTGAGTATTTCACTTGGTGGGCCTGTATTTGCCATAGTATGTTCCTGCTTCGTCCGGATGCCGATTTGTAACATGTTCTACCTCCCGATTGCCTACAGCATGCACCACAACACGTGCCTCAGACCTTTTGGAGGACTATTGATGAGTGAAATTAAATTTTACACATATTGGC contains:
- the LOC112772753 gene encoding uncharacterized protein isoform X1, coding for MEDIGLFKQGWQWLRLQKDACWRVRTAVTCGRDKTAIFVERHWPLVCSGCSRFWSLFKLSLIFWKDSALRGFQSFVKFGSVILLLIMWSCFLSLTSMHCLVYVLISMGVAGVAVQYLGYTPGLFIVGLFAILILWMYANIWITGTLLVVGGYLFSLNHARLVVLIGAIYALYSVQVRVGWLGVFLSINLAFLSNDMLNFLLQWFDNLSESSHTEEQKQSETVVEDDFSEECEYSIPTEESEDLHSCKSSSKPAITAAVVDKQKELSTNKVAKEQTVSSADEMKRILKSLDHYEALGFPRHKKIDGAILKKEYRRKAMLVHPDKNMGSPLASESFKKLQCAYEVLSDTVKKRDYDEQLRKEESMAKSVCQKSHGSSHQDNSDYRSEESRRIQCTKCGNSHIWVCTSRSKAKARWCQDCCQFHQAKDGDGWVEYKGSLVFDRAQKMEIPRAFVCAESKIFDVSEWAICQGMACRPNTHRPSFHVNMVGLEKSQRSNSSRFPWDLDAEMMTDEDEEAFDLWLQQALASGLFCETSKRRKSWSPFKLPQKKGKKQWRRTSC
- the LOC112772753 gene encoding uncharacterized protein isoform X2 is translated as MYANIWITGTLLVVGGYLFSLNHARLVVLIGAIYALYSVQVRVGWLGVFLSINLAFLSNDMLNFLLQWFDNLSESSHTEEQKQSETVVEDDFSEECEYSIPTEESEDLHSCKSSSKPAITAAVVDKQKELSTNKVAKEQTVSSADEMKRILKSLDHYEALGFPRHKKIDGAILKKEYRRKAMLVHPDKNMGSPLASESFKKLQCAYEVLSDTVKKRDYDEQLRKEESMAKSVCQKSHGSSHQDNSDYRSEESRRIQCTKCGNSHIWVCTSRSKAKARWCQDCCQFHQAKDGDGWVEYKGSLVFDRAQKMEIPRAFVCAESKIFDVSEWAICQGMACRPNTHRPSFHVNMVGLEKSQRSNSSRFPWDLDAEMMTDEDEEAFDLWLQQALASGLFCETSKRRKSWSPFKLPQKKGKKQWRRTSC